From a region of the Leptospira venezuelensis genome:
- a CDS encoding DUF342 domain-containing protein, translating into MSDSIRNYTESLLKDLEENENGFFKVENLDGLAYLTIFPAGRKGKEVEYREILKRLDVFKISGVSEEEVKRILKTKDSEPHLIGKWPGKPEASSLDLKISDDKMSVHGILHPPKFGGKLLTRDEILSKLQTYGIVFGIIEESILKLSQAEDYGKRTLVAQGEFPIPGKDGDIRILFQHPGTPTLEEDEFGRVDFKNIQIIQSVKKNQKLAEKISPSPGKPGKNVKGEVLPFEEGKLAEWKLGPNVKISEDGNVVQSLIDGRPILDRFGLIRVDEVCLLENVDFSTGNINFPGTIIVEESIADGFTLETDGSIIVKKSVGKVFLKAKGDIVLSGGFMGRNGGMIESGADIYAKFIEQGKMIAKNSIFIEEAAMHSELIAGESVVVRGGRGEIIGGQCVAGKMITCTKLGAIVETRTVLSCGMPPELLSELEDLKSEIRKNQDILKKVDISIQKLSDDSQRRSLSPEEKDSLPKLQAIRQKYSSILENLFAQEQSAILSFDPDKNSFIEVEREIFPGVEANLGRNKKFSVKLKEIPGPSFLYLGGDGQIAHSKVKPKRLGLLQEESPESDSSAD; encoded by the coding sequence ATGAGCGACTCAATTCGCAATTATACTGAATCATTATTAAAAGATCTGGAAGAGAACGAAAACGGATTTTTCAAGGTGGAAAATCTGGACGGACTCGCGTACCTCACCATCTTCCCAGCTGGGAGAAAGGGTAAAGAAGTAGAATATCGCGAAATTCTAAAACGTTTGGATGTATTCAAAATTTCAGGAGTTTCAGAAGAAGAAGTCAAACGTATCTTAAAGACCAAAGACTCAGAACCTCATCTAATCGGAAAATGGCCAGGCAAACCGGAAGCCTCTAGTCTGGACCTGAAAATTTCAGACGATAAGATGTCCGTCCACGGAATTCTCCACCCGCCTAAATTCGGTGGAAAATTATTAACTAGGGACGAGATATTATCTAAGTTACAGACCTATGGTATCGTTTTTGGAATTATAGAAGAATCAATTCTCAAACTTTCTCAGGCAGAAGATTATGGAAAAAGGACCTTAGTTGCCCAGGGAGAATTTCCTATTCCAGGAAAAGACGGAGACATCCGCATACTGTTCCAACATCCAGGCACTCCTACTTTAGAAGAAGACGAATTTGGAAGAGTAGATTTTAAGAATATTCAAATCATCCAAAGTGTTAAGAAAAACCAGAAACTTGCGGAAAAAATTTCTCCATCTCCAGGTAAACCTGGCAAAAACGTAAAAGGAGAAGTCCTTCCATTCGAAGAAGGTAAATTAGCAGAATGGAAATTAGGCCCAAATGTTAAAATTTCAGAAGATGGAAATGTAGTTCAATCCTTGATAGATGGCCGACCAATATTAGATCGTTTCGGACTGATCCGAGTTGATGAGGTTTGTTTACTGGAAAATGTAGACTTCTCCACAGGAAACATAAATTTTCCCGGTACAATCATTGTTGAAGAATCTATCGCTGACGGTTTCACTCTCGAAACGGACGGATCCATTATAGTTAAAAAATCTGTAGGTAAAGTTTTTCTAAAAGCAAAAGGAGACATCGTTCTTTCCGGAGGATTTATGGGAAGAAACGGTGGAATGATAGAATCAGGTGCAGATATCTATGCAAAATTTATAGAACAGGGAAAGATGATCGCTAAAAATTCTATCTTCATAGAAGAAGCTGCGATGCACTCTGAACTGATTGCAGGGGAATCCGTTGTAGTTAGAGGTGGAAGAGGAGAAATCATCGGAGGACAATGTGTTGCGGGGAAAATGATTACCTGCACGAAACTCGGTGCAATCGTTGAGACACGAACCGTGCTCAGCTGCGGAATGCCTCCTGAACTTCTTTCAGAATTAGAGGATCTAAAATCAGAGATCCGTAAAAACCAGGATATATTAAAAAAAGTAGATATTAGTATCCAAAAACTAAGCGACGATTCCCAAAGAAGAAGTTTAAGCCCCGAAGAAAAAGATAGTCTTCCAAAATTACAGGCAATCCGTCAGAAATATAGTTCTATCTTAGAGAATTTATTTGCTCAGGAACAATCTGCGATCCTATCCTTCGATCCTGATAAAAATTCATTTATAGAAGTAGAAAGAGAGATTTTCCCAGGAGTGGAAGCTAACCTAGGAAGGAACAAAAAGTTCAGTGTAAAATTGAAAGAAATCCCAGGTCCTTCTTTCCTATACTTAGGAGGAGATGGTCAAATCGCTCATTCTAAGGTAAAACCTAAACGATTGGGGCTTTTACAGGAAGAATCTCCAGAATCAGATTCTTCCGCAGATTAA
- a CDS encoding chemotaxis protein CheX yields the protein MQIRAELVNPFLEAATIVFRDILQTDLIRGKIGIKDTPETTLELAIIIGVLGTFNGEVIYGLNYDAAYKISKKLMPGMSDDDIKNEYKDILGEIANMTTGNAMNIFATAGQSIEITAPNIVDAKNETIKIPKKQALGISLFSKFGKLEVNVALT from the coding sequence ATGCAAATCCGCGCCGAGTTAGTAAACCCATTCTTAGAAGCAGCTACAATTGTCTTCCGGGATATATTACAGACCGACCTGATCCGTGGAAAGATCGGTATCAAAGACACTCCTGAAACCACCCTGGAACTTGCGATCATCATCGGAGTTCTGGGAACTTTTAACGGAGAAGTTATCTACGGTTTGAACTACGACGCGGCTTATAAAATTTCAAAGAAGCTGATGCCAGGTATGAGCGATGACGATATCAAGAATGAATATAAAGATATCTTAGGTGAGATCGCAAACATGACTACAGGTAACGCGATGAATATTTTCGCAACTGCAGGTCAATCGATCGAGATCACTGCGCCAAACATCGTGGACGCAAAAAACGAAACAATAAAGATCCCTAAAAAACAAGCTTTAGGGATCAGTCTATTTTCCAAATTCGGAAAATTAGAAGTAAACGTAGCCTTAACTTAA
- a CDS encoding LIC_11485 family protein, with translation MAFNPFSILTNIRVSIDQVLGNLPPKVVKTIGTAALSLAVLVAMVLGWFSFQKGLALAGEEDQAKELDRKALFLEDIEREYNRKRKDVRWSDPSYSESGSSSLDIERYSLEKPKMDPSSPKPELEESDTIRNSKIKDGDSRVFFPTENERPPREDLSPSGNESDSPRLQPSTKQPNRELPSEKEESRLSRPPRKEQKPRGE, from the coding sequence ATGGCATTCAATCCATTCTCCATCTTAACCAATATCAGGGTCTCGATCGACCAGGTTTTGGGAAATCTCCCTCCAAAAGTGGTAAAGACGATCGGCACAGCTGCTCTTAGCTTGGCGGTTCTAGTCGCTATGGTTTTAGGCTGGTTCAGTTTCCAAAAGGGATTGGCTTTAGCGGGAGAAGAGGACCAGGCAAAGGAACTGGATCGTAAGGCGCTATTTTTAGAAGATATAGAAAGAGAATATAATCGGAAAAGAAAGGATGTTAGATGGAGCGATCCTTCTTATTCGGAGTCAGGAAGTTCTTCCTTGGATATTGAAAGATATTCTTTGGAAAAACCAAAGATGGATCCTTCTTCTCCTAAACCTGAGCTGGAAGAGTCAGATACAATCCGCAATTCTAAGATAAAGGATGGGGATTCGAGAGTTTTCTTTCCTACAGAGAATGAAAGACCACCTAGAGAGGATCTGAGCCCGAGCGGAAATGAATCCGATTCTCCTCGTTTGCAACCTAGTACTAAACAACCTAATAGAGAGCTTCCTTCCGAAAAGGAAGAGTCCAGATTAAGTCGTCCGCCTAGAAAAGAACAAAAGCCTAGGGGCGAATGA
- a CDS encoding tetratricopeptide repeat protein, which produces MKYILIILSILLFADQLAADFPLPIPEPTEGSFSTRGTSPDEPLPPIDASSVVAEQRSDAGSESVSENTQATSEEPKITEVKPQTSEPIKEKKTKLPNLADRKDKKNGKKKEAAADPSRAAYERGLLRLRNGQKDAAKEEFGKAASTEGTASSQAKLELSKLDNSKAPDSNAEAPAEDDSRWKTSLETARSLRAQGKNSEAESILLRTATEGEGEYRSRALLQLGDMLFKLGRYSDARSYLMDFWNRFGKTFPNAEDISSREFKRQREEKELGAYLLFKSSYKAGEGEWAKRFLKKYLDKSVSESQGVYSPLRMEMESFAKSDL; this is translated from the coding sequence GTGAAATATATTCTAATTATTTTAAGTATTCTTCTTTTCGCAGATCAATTGGCGGCGGATTTTCCTTTGCCAATTCCAGAGCCGACAGAGGGAAGTTTTTCCACCAGGGGAACTTCTCCGGATGAACCGCTTCCTCCGATTGATGCAAGTTCTGTAGTTGCAGAACAGAGATCAGATGCAGGTTCAGAATCAGTTTCTGAAAATACACAAGCAACTAGCGAAGAACCAAAAATTACAGAAGTAAAACCGCAGACCTCAGAACCGATCAAAGAAAAGAAAACTAAACTTCCAAATCTTGCAGATAGAAAAGATAAAAAGAACGGCAAGAAAAAGGAAGCCGCAGCGGACCCGAGTAGAGCCGCTTATGAAAGAGGGCTTTTACGACTTAGAAACGGACAAAAAGATGCAGCCAAAGAAGAATTCGGGAAAGCTGCATCGACAGAAGGAACTGCAAGTTCTCAAGCAAAATTAGAACTATCTAAATTAGACAATTCTAAGGCTCCAGATTCGAATGCGGAAGCTCCTGCAGAGGATGATTCCAGATGGAAAACTTCGTTAGAAACTGCGAGATCTCTTAGGGCTCAAGGAAAAAACTCAGAAGCAGAGTCCATTCTACTTAGAACTGCCACTGAGGGAGAAGGTGAATATCGATCCAGGGCTTTATTACAATTAGGTGATATGCTTTTTAAACTGGGAAGATATTCTGATGCTCGCAGTTATCTTATGGATTTTTGGAATCGTTTCGGTAAAACTTTTCCCAATGCGGAAGATATCTCCTCAAGAGAATTCAAAAGACAAAGAGAAGAAAAGGAATTAGGTGCTTATTTACTTTTTAAATCCAGCTATAAGGCGGGAGAAGGGGAATGGGCGAAACGTTTTTTGAAGAAGTATTTAGATAAGTCTGTTTCCGAATCCCAAGGAGTGTATTCCCCCTTGAGAATGGAAATGGAATCATTCGCGAAAAGCGATCTTTAA